One stretch of Scyliorhinus canicula chromosome 7, sScyCan1.1, whole genome shotgun sequence DNA includes these proteins:
- the LOC119969158 gene encoding uroplakin-1b-like: protein MAKGTSGVRVFQGLLIFGNVVIMLCGIALMAECIFHVSDQHGLWPLLSAADNGDIFAAAWIGLFVGFCLFVLSIVGIFGIMKSAKKVILAYIILMLIVYIFEVASCITAATHRDFLVPNFFLKQMLQLYDNRNWQNDDQFKNYMGLTNSWNRVMTENNCCGVNGPQDWVQFNSAFRSTHLDSDFPWPRECCVTNAFNQITELDACKLGVQGFVHGQGCFEFISGPLNRHAWGVAWFGFAILCWTFFVLAGSMYYYAILDN, encoded by the exons ATGGCCAAAGGAACTTCTGGAGTGAGGGTGTTCCAAGGACTGCTCATTTTTGGAAATGTGGTCATCATG TTGTGCGGCATTGCATTGATGGCTGAATGCATTTTCCATGTTTCGGATCAGCATGGACTTTGGCCGTTACTTTCTGCTGCCGACAATGGTGATATTTTTGCCGCCGCTTGGATTGGACTTTTTGTTGGCTTCTGCCTATTTGTACTGAGCATAGTTGGTATATTTGGAATCATGAAATCAGCCAAGAAAGTTATCTTAGCA TACATTATTTTGATGCTTATTGTCTACATCTTTGAAGTTGCTTCATGCATCACAGCTGCAACACACAGGGACTTT TTGGTTCCAAACTTTTTCCTCAAGCAAATGCTCCAGTTGTATGATAACCGGAACTGGCAGAATGATGATCAGTTCAAAAACTACATGGGCCTCACCAATTCCTGGAATCGTGTCATGACTGAG AATAATTGTTGTGGAGTAAATGGACCACAGGACTGGGTTCAGTTCAACTCTGCATTCAGATCAACCCATCTAGATTCTGACTTCCCCTGGCCTCGAGAGTGTTGTGTAACCAATGCATTTAACCAGATCACAGAGTTGGATGCTTGCAAACTTGGCGTTCAAGGTTTTGTTCATGGTCAG GGATGCTTTGAATTTATTTCCGGCCCTCTGAATAGACATGCTTGGGGTGTGGCATGGTTTGGTTTTGCCATCCTGTGTTGGACT TTCTTTGTCCTTGCTGGATCAATGTACTACTATGCTATACTGGATAATTAA